The Nitrospinota bacterium genome includes the window GTACCTATTCCGACAGCGGCAAGCGCGCCCGGTATTGCGCGCGGGAGTTTTATTCTCGCTACGAATGTAAGGAGTATCACCCCGAAGGCAACCATACCCGCGAGGGGGTCGTGTATTATTTTCAGGAAGGGGAGGAACGCGATGAAGGCGATAGCCAGCGCGCCAATGGAGCCGAGAAGAGCCGCGCGGGGGACAGCCCTTCTTACAGCTTCACCGAAGAAGGCGGTAATCGTTTTTACAGCTCCCATGACGATAAGTACCGCCATCCCGACTGCCCATGCCTTGTTCGCGTCTCCTGTCGCGATGAACGCCGGGCCTATCACTCCAAGCGTCAGCCCGAACAGGGCGATGGCGTCGATCCCCAGAGGCATCGCGCATACATCCTGCCTCTGCTCTTTTTTTGCAAGCTGAAAGGCCATCCATGAGTAAGCGAGGTCGCCCAGCATTACGCCGAGCGCGGTGCCGGGAACCATTTTGAGTAGAACTATTTCGGCAGGCATCTTGAATATACCGATGAGGATCGAGGCGAGGATAACAAGTCCTGTCATGTTGTCGAGCATCAGTCCGAAAAAGGCGTCGATATCACCCCTTGCCGCCCAGCGGTATTTGAAGTTCTCCCTGCTCATTACTGCTCTATCGTAAAGTTGATATACGGTCTCAACTCTTCAATCCCTTTCCCCTCACGGAGTATGACAGGCGCCTGGCCGGTGAAGTCGACGATTGTAGATGGGACGTTTTCCAGTTCACCCTGGTCGATTATCACCGCGACCGCGTTTCTGAATTCGGGGGTCAGTTCTTCAATGGAAGAGATCGGCTCCTCGGTCGCCACGTTTACGGAGGTCGTAGTTATCGGCCTGCCGAATCTTTTTACTATTTCAAGAGGCACCGGGTGGTTCGGTATGCGGACGCCGATGGCATGTTCGCTGTTAACCATCTTTCTTGAGACGGAGTTGTTTACCGGGAGGACGAATGTGTACGGTCCCGGCAGTACCTGTCTCAATACCCTGTGGGCGGAGTTGGAGAGTTTTGCGTATTGCGAAATTTCGCTTAAACCGTCGCAGATAAAGCTGAACGG containing:
- a CDS encoding L-threonylcarbamoyladenylate synthase; the encoded protein is MSAVIFRGKISKRMIDAAVEALAKGELIIYPTDTIYGIGCDMANPKALTKLNNLKKRPSKKPFSFICDGLSEISQYAKLSNSAHRVLRQVLPGPYTFVLPVNNSVSRKMVNSEHAIGVRIPNHPVPLEIVKRFGRPITTTSVNVATEEPISSIEELTPEFRNAVAVIIDQGELENVPSTIVDFTGQAPVILREGKGIEELRPYINFTIEQ